A part of Desulfomicrobium baculatum DSM 4028 genomic DNA contains:
- the thyX gene encoding FAD-dependent thymidylate synthase, with protein sequence MKVIDPCFSFMHLPDGEFVLSHLELAARTCYKSEDKSSPDSARKLLSRIVRLGHDSVLEHISVTVRIVCDRGVTHELVRHRLCAFSQESTRYANYAQDKFGREITVIRPFFWAEDDARYALWLSAMQACEDAYLRLVDAGATAQEARSVLPNSLKTEIVTTANIREWRHIFKLRCDKAAHPQMRQVMLPLMSAFQQRIPLLFDDLGERFAEALAELDSQGAAARLY encoded by the coding sequence ATGAAAGTTATTGATCCGTGTTTTTCCTTCATGCACCTGCCCGACGGCGAGTTTGTCCTGAGCCACCTCGAACTGGCGGCCCGGACCTGTTACAAATCCGAAGACAAATCCAGCCCGGATTCGGCCCGCAAGCTTCTCTCCCGCATCGTGCGTCTGGGCCATGACAGTGTTTTGGAGCACATCAGCGTTACAGTTCGTATCGTCTGCGACAGGGGCGTGACCCATGAACTGGTCCGCCACCGTCTGTGCGCCTTTTCGCAGGAAAGCACCCGCTACGCCAACTACGCCCAGGACAAGTTCGGTCGCGAGATCACGGTGATCCGTCCATTTTTCTGGGCCGAGGATGACGCCCGTTACGCATTGTGGCTGTCCGCCATGCAGGCTTGCGAGGACGCCTATCTGCGTCTGGTCGATGCCGGGGCCACGGCACAGGAGGCCAGAAGCGTCCTGCCCAACAGCCTCAAGACCGAGATCGTGACTACGGCCAACATCCGGGAGTGGCGACACATTTTCAAGTTGCGTTGCGACAAGGCTGCCCACCCCCAGATGCGCCAGGTCATGCTCCCGCTGATGAGCGCATTTCAGCAACGCATTCCCCTGCTTTTCGACGATCTGGGAGAGCGTTTTGCCGAGGCCCTCGCCGAACTGGACTCCCAGGGTGCCGCCGCCCGCTTGTACTGA